One segment of Mycolicibacterium sp. YH-1 DNA contains the following:
- a CDS encoding peptidylprolyl isomerase, whose protein sequence is MPTNEQRRATAKRKLDRQLERRAAQEKRKRLFTIVGSAVGAVLVVVAVVATVIVTNRDSDSTSASASTTTPATSSATDTPPGIAPLPPFAAPADLGADCQYPAAEPASREVNPPRTGKVPTEPAQVSASMTTDQGNIGLQLDNAKAPCTVNSFASLAQQNYFNDTPCHRLTTGGLAVLQCGDPTGKGTGGPGYEFANEYPTNQYQPDNPALSQPVIYPRGTLAMANAGPGTNGSQFFLVYQDSQLPPNYTVFGTIDETGLATLDKIAAAGVEGGAGDGAPAQPVQIKSVALD, encoded by the coding sequence GTGCCGACCAACGAACAGCGGAGAGCGACGGCAAAGCGCAAGCTCGACCGGCAGCTGGAGCGCCGAGCTGCCCAGGAGAAGCGCAAGCGTCTCTTCACCATCGTCGGTTCGGCGGTAGGCGCGGTCCTGGTGGTCGTGGCGGTGGTCGCGACCGTGATCGTCACCAATCGCGACTCCGACAGCACCAGTGCGTCAGCGTCCACCACAACCCCCGCGACGTCATCGGCGACTGACACACCCCCCGGGATTGCCCCGCTGCCCCCGTTCGCCGCACCCGCTGACCTCGGCGCCGACTGCCAGTACCCCGCCGCCGAACCCGCGAGCAGGGAGGTCAACCCCCCGCGCACCGGCAAGGTCCCGACCGAACCCGCACAGGTCAGCGCCAGCATGACCACCGATCAGGGCAACATTGGCCTGCAGCTGGACAACGCCAAGGCCCCGTGCACGGTCAACAGCTTCGCCAGCCTCGCGCAGCAGAACTACTTCAACGACACCCCGTGCCACCGCCTGACCACCGGCGGTCTGGCTGTCCTGCAATGCGGTGACCCGACAGGTAAGGGCACCGGCGGCCCGGGCTACGAGTTCGCCAACGAGTACCCGACGAACCAGTACCAGCCCGACAACCCAGCGCTTTCGCAGCCCGTGATCTATCCGCGCGGGACGCTGGCGATGGCCAATGCCGGACCAGGCACCAACGGCAGCCAGTTCTTCCTGGTCTACCAGGACTCGCAGCTTCCGCCGAACTACACGGTCTTCGGCACGATCGACGAGACCGGGCTGGCGACCCTCGACAAGATCGCCGCGGCCGGTGTCGAAGGCGGTGCCGGCGACGGCGCGCCTGCGCAGCCGGTGCAGATCAAGTCCGTGGCGCTGGACTGA
- a CDS encoding bifunctional (p)ppGpp synthetase/guanosine-3',5'-bis(diphosphate) 3'-pyrophosphohydrolase — MADDHALTQTQPLPVVPADAVTPEAQAVPETTKTTSSASRRVRARLARRMTSQRSTVNPVLEPLVAVHREVYPKADVSLLQRAFDVAEKRHADQLRRSGDPYITHPLAVANILAELGMDTTTLVAALLHDTVEDTGYTLEALITEFGSEVGHLVDGVTKLDKVVLGTAAEAETIRKMITAMARDPRVLVIKVADRLHNMRTMRFLPPEKQARKARETLEVIAPLAHRLGMATVKWELEDLSFAILHPKKYEEIVRLVADRAPSRDTYLAKVRAEINASLAAMKISAVVEGRPKHYWSIYQKMIVKGRDFDDIHDLVGVRILCDEIRDCYAAVGVVHSLWQPIAGRFKDYIAQPRYGVYQSLHTTVVGPEGKPLEVQIRTRDMHKTAEYGIAAHWRYKEAKGRNGVPAGHATAEIDDMAWMRQLLDWQREAADPGEFLESLRYDLAVQEIFVFTPKGDVITLPTGSTPVDFAYAVHTEVGHRCIGARVNGRLVALERKLENGEVVEVFTSKAPNAGPSRDWQTFVVSPRAKAKIRQWFAKERREEALESGKDSIAREVRRGGLPLQRLMSADSMAALARELRYLDVSALYTAVGEGHVSARHVVQRLLAQLGGDDEAEDEIAERSTPATMPVRQRTSDDVGVSVPGAAGVLTKLAKCCTPVPGDNIMGFVTRGGGVSVHRTDCTNAESLQQQSERIIDVKWAPSPSSVFLVAIQVEALDRHRLLSDVTRVLADEKVNILSASVTTSNDRVAISRFTFEMGDPKHLGHVLNVVRNVEGVYDVYRVTSAA; from the coding sequence ATGGCTGACGATCATGCCCTGACCCAGACTCAGCCCCTGCCCGTCGTGCCCGCGGACGCGGTGACCCCCGAGGCGCAGGCCGTCCCAGAGACGACGAAGACCACCTCGAGCGCATCGAGGCGGGTCCGGGCCAGGCTGGCGCGCCGGATGACGTCTCAGCGCAGCACCGTGAATCCGGTGCTTGAGCCGCTGGTCGCCGTGCACCGCGAGGTCTACCCCAAGGCGGACGTCTCATTACTGCAGCGCGCATTCGACGTGGCAGAGAAGCGGCACGCCGATCAGCTGCGCCGCTCCGGTGACCCCTACATCACCCATCCGTTGGCAGTGGCCAACATCCTGGCCGAACTGGGCATGGACACCACGACGCTCGTCGCGGCGCTTCTGCATGACACCGTCGAGGACACCGGGTACACCCTGGAGGCCTTGATCACCGAGTTCGGCAGCGAGGTTGGCCACCTGGTCGACGGCGTCACCAAACTCGACAAGGTGGTCCTGGGCACCGCCGCCGAGGCCGAGACCATCCGCAAGATGATCACCGCGATGGCCCGCGACCCACGGGTTCTGGTGATCAAGGTCGCCGACCGCCTGCACAATATGCGCACCATGCGCTTCCTGCCGCCGGAGAAGCAGGCACGTAAGGCTCGCGAAACGCTGGAAGTCATTGCCCCACTTGCGCATCGGTTGGGTATGGCGACCGTAAAGTGGGAGCTGGAGGATCTGTCCTTCGCGATCCTGCACCCCAAGAAGTACGAGGAGATCGTGCGCCTGGTGGCCGACCGGGCCCCGTCCCGCGACACCTATCTGGCCAAGGTGCGCGCCGAGATCAACGCCTCGCTCGCCGCGATGAAGATCAGTGCCGTCGTCGAGGGCAGGCCAAAGCACTACTGGTCGATCTATCAGAAGATGATCGTCAAGGGTCGCGACTTCGACGATATCCACGACCTGGTTGGCGTGCGGATCCTGTGCGATGAGATCCGGGACTGCTACGCGGCCGTCGGCGTCGTTCACTCGCTGTGGCAGCCGATCGCCGGGCGGTTCAAGGACTACATCGCCCAACCGCGGTACGGCGTGTACCAGTCCCTGCACACCACGGTGGTGGGGCCGGAGGGCAAGCCTCTCGAGGTGCAGATCCGCACCCGCGATATGCACAAGACCGCCGAGTACGGCATCGCGGCGCACTGGCGCTACAAGGAGGCCAAGGGTCGCAACGGCGTCCCCGCCGGCCACGCCACCGCCGAGATCGACGACATGGCGTGGATGCGCCAGCTGCTCGACTGGCAGCGGGAGGCCGCCGACCCCGGAGAGTTCCTGGAGTCGCTGCGTTACGACCTTGCGGTGCAGGAGATCTTCGTCTTCACCCCGAAGGGTGACGTCATCACCCTGCCGACCGGATCAACGCCCGTCGACTTCGCCTACGCGGTGCACACCGAGGTCGGCCACCGCTGTATCGGCGCGCGCGTGAACGGTCGACTCGTGGCTCTCGAACGCAAGCTCGAGAACGGCGAAGTGGTCGAGGTGTTCACGTCCAAGGCGCCCAACGCGGGGCCGTCGCGCGACTGGCAGACGTTCGTGGTGTCACCGCGGGCGAAGGCCAAGATTCGGCAGTGGTTCGCCAAGGAGCGCCGCGAGGAGGCACTGGAGTCCGGTAAGGACTCGATTGCCCGCGAGGTGCGACGTGGCGGACTTCCGTTGCAGCGCTTGATGAGTGCGGACTCGATGGCAGCTCTCGCTCGCGAGCTTCGCTACCTCGACGTGTCAGCCCTGTACACCGCAGTGGGGGAGGGGCACGTCTCCGCCCGGCACGTGGTGCAGCGGTTGCTCGCCCAGTTGGGTGGGGATGACGAGGCCGAGGACGAGATCGCCGAGCGGTCGACACCTGCGACCATGCCGGTCCGCCAGCGCACCAGCGACGATGTGGGGGTCTCGGTGCCCGGCGCCGCGGGCGTGCTGACCAAGCTCGCCAAGTGCTGCACCCCGGTGCCCGGAGACAACATCATGGGCTTCGTCACCCGTGGTGGTGGGGTCAGTGTGCACCGCACCGACTGCACCAATGCCGAGTCGCTGCAACAACAGTCGGAACGCATCATCGACGTCAAGTGGGCGCCGTCGCCGTCGTCAGTGTTCCTGGTGGCCATCCAGGTCGAGGCTCTCGATCGGCACAGGTTGCTCTCCGATGTCACGCGAGTGCTCGCCGACGAGAAGGTGAACATCCTGTCGGCGTCGGTGACGACGTCCAACGACCGTGTCGCGATCAGCCGCTTCACATTCGAGATGGGCGACCCCAAGCATCTGGGTCACGTGCTCAACGTGGTGCGCAACGTCGAGGGCGTCTACGACGTCTACCGCGTGACATCGGCGGCCTGA
- a CDS encoding MFS transporter, producing MVAVDRSTGNAQRGAYSLLLVLSGVALGVSGLPAPLYRMYEEVWHLSPLSTTIVFAVYAIAALGAVLVAGQISDVIGRKPVLLGALAAMIVGLGVFLVADNMLLLIVARAIHGAAVGSIVVAGAAALLDLRPEHGVRTGQLSGVSFNIGLTIAIVGSSLLAQYAPHPMRTPYAAVAVVCAIVGVGVVALREPHTARSPGRIRIVRPAVPLQIRSDFWFSGLGVMASWSVLGVLLSLYPTLAAQQAGIHNVVFGGAVVGTTAFAAAVAQWFGARVPARRAAIIGDVGMAIVLLLTIPALMTHSWPLVLVAAALLGATFGLGFGGSLRHLSNVVPADRRGATMSAYYLLAYTAMAVPTLIAGWAATKWPLSSVFPWFAVAVAAACLAAALVGAINTRRAGRTAA from the coding sequence GTGGTCGCGGTCGACCGATCGACTGGCAATGCGCAGCGTGGGGCCTACTCGCTGCTGCTCGTCCTGTCGGGTGTCGCCCTTGGGGTCTCCGGTCTGCCTGCACCGCTGTACCGAATGTACGAAGAGGTCTGGCATCTCTCACCCCTGTCCACCACCATCGTTTTCGCGGTGTACGCCATCGCTGCCCTGGGTGCGGTGCTGGTCGCAGGCCAGATCTCCGACGTGATCGGACGCAAGCCGGTACTCCTGGGCGCGCTGGCGGCGATGATCGTCGGCCTCGGTGTCTTCCTCGTCGCGGACAACATGCTGCTGCTGATCGTGGCTCGCGCGATCCACGGCGCGGCGGTGGGTTCGATCGTCGTCGCGGGCGCCGCGGCACTTCTGGATCTGCGTCCCGAGCACGGCGTGCGCACCGGCCAGCTCAGCGGGGTGAGCTTCAACATCGGGCTGACGATTGCGATCGTGGGTTCCTCGCTGCTGGCCCAGTACGCACCGCATCCGATGCGCACGCCGTACGCGGCTGTTGCGGTGGTCTGCGCCATCGTCGGCGTCGGTGTCGTCGCGCTGCGCGAACCACACACCGCACGGTCACCCGGTCGAATCCGGATCGTCAGACCGGCTGTCCCGCTACAGATTCGTTCGGACTTCTGGTTCTCCGGACTGGGCGTGATGGCATCGTGGTCGGTTCTCGGGGTACTGCTATCGCTCTATCCCACCCTGGCCGCACAGCAGGCCGGGATCCACAACGTGGTGTTCGGCGGCGCGGTGGTCGGAACCACGGCATTCGCGGCGGCGGTGGCGCAATGGTTCGGGGCCCGTGTGCCCGCCCGGCGAGCTGCCATCATCGGTGACGTCGGCATGGCCATTGTCCTTCTCCTCACGATTCCCGCTCTGATGACGCACAGTTGGCCGTTGGTGCTGGTCGCCGCCGCCCTTCTCGGCGCGACGTTCGGCCTGGGCTTCGGGGGTTCACTGCGGCACCTGTCGAACGTGGTTCCCGCCGATCGCCGCGGCGCGACGATGTCGGCGTACTACCTCCTGGCCTACACGGCGATGGCAGTGCCCACACTCATCGCCGGGTGGGCAGCCACGAAATGGCCACTGAGTTCGGTGTTTCCCTGGTTCGCCGTGGCCGTTGCCGCCGCATGCCTGGCCGCAGCACTGGTCGGCGCCATCAACACGCGACGCGCAGGCCGCACAGCGGCGTGA
- a CDS encoding MBL fold metallo-hydrolase — MFVTGFPAGWLQCNCYVLAPGQGADAIIVDPGQRAMPRLRKILDDNRLTPAAVLLTHGHIDHIWSAQKVADTYGCPAFIHPEDRAMLTDPIKGFGPRLAQFAVGSLFGEPRQVVELDRDGDKVELGGMTVTVDHTPGHTRGSVCFRVTDGPVDLTFTGDTLFKESIGRTDLDGGSGRDLITSIVEKLLVLDDATVVLPGHGPKTTIGAERRLNPFLEGLS; from the coding sequence GTGTTTGTCACGGGTTTCCCGGCGGGGTGGTTGCAGTGCAACTGCTACGTGCTGGCGCCCGGCCAGGGGGCGGACGCGATCATCGTCGACCCCGGCCAGCGGGCGATGCCGCGGTTGCGCAAGATTCTCGATGACAACCGGCTGACCCCCGCGGCCGTACTGCTGACGCACGGACACATCGACCACATCTGGTCGGCGCAGAAGGTCGCGGATACCTACGGGTGCCCGGCCTTCATTCATCCCGAGGATCGGGCCATGCTGACCGACCCGATCAAGGGATTTGGTCCGCGGCTGGCGCAGTTCGCCGTCGGCTCGCTCTTCGGCGAGCCGCGTCAGGTGGTCGAACTCGACCGCGACGGCGACAAGGTCGAACTCGGCGGGATGACCGTCACCGTCGACCACACGCCGGGCCACACCAGGGGATCGGTGTGCTTCCGGGTGACCGACGGGCCCGTGGACCTGACGTTCACGGGTGACACGCTGTTCAAGGAGTCCATCGGCCGCACCGATCTCGACGGCGGCAGCGGCCGCGACCTCATCACCTCGATCGTCGAGAAACTGTTGGTGCTCGACGATGCCACCGTGGTACTACCGGGACACGGCCCGAAGACGACCATCGGCGCCGAACGCCGTTTGAACCCATTCCTCGAAGGTTTGTCCTAG
- a CDS encoding HNH endonuclease signature motif containing protein, with amino-acid sequence MDSGAVTAAVDALRAARDAVAALDIDTLTHPELLDLLDVLEHDTRRAPVIEHRILNRLAAEANPLELGHTTLGKVVAFRLRISATEAARRLHTAADLGARRTLTGQPLPPVLEQTVAAQEHGQINTEHIKVIREFFTKLPEHVDAPTRQQVEADVVRVAAEQAPEALRQTTNLLLALLHPDGDFTDAERDRRRGITIGNQGVDGLRRLTGWITPELAATLEPIVAKWGAPGMCNPADQNPTIDGEPNTEAVDKDSRTPAQRRHDALLAMGRNLLCSGQLGQHNGLPTTIIVTTTLQDLESGAGHAITAGGTRLPMADLIAQAAHAFHYLAVFDKHTGAALYLGRTKRCASGAQRIVLYAKDRGCTRPGCMASGYRCQAHHAVADWKNGGQTDIDELSLACGPDNNLIERTDWITRKRKDGRTEWIPPPHLDTGQARVNDFHHPEHMLRPPEDGESDQDDEGP; translated from the coding sequence ATGGATTCGGGTGCGGTCACCGCCGCTGTGGACGCGCTGCGTGCCGCGCGGGACGCGGTGGCGGCCCTGGACATCGACACGCTGACCCACCCAGAGCTGTTGGATCTGCTCGATGTGCTCGAGCACGACACCCGCCGCGCACCGGTGATCGAGCATCGAATCCTCAACCGGTTGGCCGCCGAGGCCAACCCGCTGGAGCTGGGCCACACCACCCTGGGCAAGGTGGTGGCGTTTCGGCTGCGGATCAGCGCCACCGAGGCCGCCCGGCGCCTGCACACCGCCGCCGACCTCGGGGCCCGGCGCACCCTGACCGGCCAACCCCTACCCCCAGTGCTCGAGCAGACCGTCGCCGCCCAGGAACACGGACAGATCAACACCGAGCACATCAAGGTGATCCGGGAGTTCTTCACCAAACTCCCCGAACACGTCGACGCCCCGACCCGCCAACAGGTCGAGGCCGACGTGGTGCGCGTCGCGGCTGAACAGGCCCCCGAGGCACTGCGTCAGACCACCAACCTGCTGCTGGCGCTGCTGCACCCCGACGGGGACTTCACCGACGCTGAACGCGACCGCCGCCGCGGCATCACCATCGGCAACCAGGGTGTCGACGGGTTGCGTCGGCTCACCGGGTGGATCACCCCCGAGCTGGCCGCCACCCTGGAACCCATCGTCGCCAAATGGGGCGCCCCCGGGATGTGCAACCCCGCCGATCAGAACCCGACCATCGACGGCGAACCCAACACCGAGGCCGTGGACAAGGACTCCCGCACCCCGGCCCAACGCCGCCACGACGCCCTGCTGGCGATGGGTCGCAACCTGCTGTGCTCGGGACAACTGGGCCAGCACAACGGACTGCCGACCACCATCATCGTCACCACCACCCTGCAGGACCTGGAATCCGGAGCCGGGCACGCCATCACCGCCGGCGGCACCCGCCTCCCCATGGCTGACCTGATCGCACAGGCCGCCCACGCATTCCACTACCTGGCGGTGTTCGATAAGCACACCGGCGCGGCCCTCTACCTCGGGCGCACGAAGCGGTGCGCCTCCGGGGCGCAGCGGATCGTGCTCTACGCCAAGGACCGCGGGTGCACCCGGCCCGGCTGCATGGCCTCGGGCTACCGATGCCAAGCCCACCACGCCGTCGCGGACTGGAAGAACGGCGGCCAGACCGACATCGACGAGCTGTCCCTGGCCTGCGGACCCGACAACAACCTCATCGAACGCACCGACTGGATCACCCGAAAACGCAAAGACGGCCGCACCGAATGGATCCCACCACCACACCTGGACACCGGCCAAGCCCGCGTCAACGACTTCCACCACCCCGAACACATGCTGCGCCCACCCGAGGACGGGGAATCCGACCAGGACGACGAAGGTCCCTAG
- a CDS encoding peptidylprolyl isomerase, translating into MTVPQAPEEYPPLPSSGEYYPPPPPPPHYGAGGGYGGPQPTNGLAIASMVFAFLFAPLGILFGHISLSQIKRSGEGGRPEGGHGLAVAGLVISYLITAFAALAMVVVVVLAALAIRVAGDSGDFFINYPSGAAAPLPETPLPSFAPPATLGANCQYPATTEAASKPTKPPRTGKVPTTPATVDATIVTSDGTIGLQLDNAKSPCTVNSFVSLAQQGYFDDTPCHRLTTSEMLGVLQCGDPTGKGTGGPGYRFPNEYPTNQYRMSDPALQQAMLYPRGTLAMANAGSGTNGSQFFLVYQDSALPPTYTVFGTIDETGLAVVDDVAAAAVANGTDDGPPSNAVTIESVRLD; encoded by the coding sequence ATGACGGTGCCGCAGGCACCCGAGGAGTACCCGCCGCTGCCGTCATCGGGCGAGTACTACCCGCCCCCGCCGCCCCCGCCCCACTACGGGGCGGGCGGCGGCTACGGAGGACCCCAGCCGACAAACGGCCTGGCGATCGCCTCGATGGTCTTCGCGTTTCTGTTTGCGCCGCTGGGCATTCTGTTCGGCCACATCTCGCTGTCGCAGATCAAGCGCAGCGGCGAGGGTGGCCGCCCCGAGGGAGGCCATGGTCTCGCGGTCGCCGGGCTGGTGATCAGCTACCTGATCACGGCGTTCGCAGCCCTCGCGATGGTGGTGGTCGTCGTGCTGGCCGCGCTAGCGATTCGCGTCGCAGGAGATTCGGGCGATTTCTTCATCAACTACCCGTCGGGCGCAGCGGCACCCCTGCCGGAGACCCCGCTGCCATCGTTCGCCCCACCGGCGACGCTGGGCGCGAACTGTCAGTACCCCGCCACAACCGAGGCGGCCAGCAAGCCGACAAAGCCGCCCCGCACCGGCAAGGTGCCAACCACCCCGGCGACTGTCGACGCCACCATTGTCACCAGTGACGGCACGATCGGCCTGCAGCTGGACAACGCCAAATCACCGTGCACGGTCAACAGCTTCGTCAGCCTCGCGCAACAGGGGTATTTCGATGACACCCCCTGTCACCGCCTGACCACGTCGGAGATGCTGGGCGTTCTGCAGTGCGGCGACCCCACCGGCAAGGGCACGGGCGGCCCCGGTTACCGCTTCCCCAACGAGTACCCGACGAACCAGTACCGGATGAGCGATCCAGCTCTGCAACAGGCGATGCTGTACCCGCGCGGCACGCTTGCGATGGCCAACGCGGGCTCGGGTACCAACGGCAGCCAGTTCTTCCTGGTCTACCAGGACTCGGCGCTCCCGCCGACGTACACCGTGTTCGGCACCATCGACGAGACGGGGCTGGCGGTGGTGGACGATGTCGCCGCTGCGGCAGTCGCGAACGGCACCGACGACGGGCCGCCGTCGAATGCGGTGACCATCGAATCGGTGCGTCTGGACTGA
- the hisS gene encoding histidine--tRNA ligase produces the protein MTQFQAPKGVPDYLPPESAQFVAVRDGLLDAARLAGYGYIELPIFEDTALFARGVGESTDVVSKEMYTFADRGDRSVTLRPEGTAGVMRAVIEHGVDRGALPAKLCYSGPFFRYERPQAGRYRQLQQVGVEAIGVDDPALDAEVIAIADSGFRSLGLDGFRLEITSLGDDTCRPQYRELLQEFLFTLDLDEDTRRRAEINPLRVLDDKRPHVREMTANAPLMLDHLSEVAKAHFDTVLAHLDALGVAYVINPRMVRGLDYYTKTTFEFVHDGLGAQSGIGGGGRYDGLMKQLGGQDLSGIGFGLGVDRTVLALKAEGKVVGETARVDVFAVPLGSAAKLELAKLAAQLRAAGVRVDLAYGDRGLKGAMRAADRSGASVALVAGDRDIEAGTVGVKDLTNGEQVDVATDAAVSAVLSRLGMVRLI, from the coding sequence ATGACACAGTTTCAGGCGCCCAAGGGCGTACCCGATTACCTGCCGCCCGAGTCCGCGCAGTTCGTGGCCGTGCGTGACGGTCTGCTCGACGCCGCCCGACTCGCGGGCTACGGCTATATCGAGCTACCGATTTTCGAGGACACGGCGCTTTTCGCACGCGGTGTCGGCGAGTCCACCGACGTCGTCTCCAAGGAGATGTACACCTTCGCCGACCGTGGCGACCGGTCGGTGACTCTGCGGCCGGAGGGCACGGCCGGGGTGATGCGGGCGGTTATCGAGCACGGCGTCGACCGTGGCGCGCTGCCGGCCAAGCTCTGCTACTCGGGCCCCTTCTTCCGCTATGAACGGCCGCAGGCCGGGCGGTACCGCCAACTTCAGCAAGTGGGTGTCGAGGCCATCGGCGTTGACGATCCGGCTCTGGACGCCGAGGTTATCGCCATCGCGGACAGCGGATTTCGGTCGTTGGGGCTCGACGGTTTCCGGCTGGAGATCACCTCCCTTGGCGATGACACCTGCCGGCCGCAGTACCGGGAACTGTTGCAGGAGTTCCTGTTCACACTCGATCTGGACGAGGACACTCGCAGGCGGGCCGAGATCAACCCGCTGCGGGTGCTCGACGACAAGCGTCCCCACGTGCGGGAGATGACCGCGAACGCGCCGTTGATGCTCGACCATCTGTCAGAGGTGGCCAAGGCGCACTTCGACACCGTGCTCGCGCATCTCGACGCGCTCGGGGTCGCATACGTCATCAACCCGCGGATGGTGCGTGGGCTGGACTACTACACCAAGACCACATTCGAGTTCGTGCACGACGGGCTGGGCGCGCAGTCGGGCATCGGTGGCGGCGGTCGCTACGACGGGCTGATGAAACAGCTGGGCGGACAGGATCTGTCGGGCATCGGATTCGGGCTGGGCGTCGACCGCACGGTGCTGGCGCTGAAGGCCGAGGGCAAGGTCGTCGGTGAGACGGCGCGCGTCGACGTTTTCGCGGTACCACTCGGATCCGCCGCCAAGCTCGAACTGGCCAAGCTGGCCGCACAATTGCGTGCGGCGGGTGTGCGGGTCGACCTCGCCTACGGTGACCGCGGACTCAAGGGTGCGATGCGCGCCGCCGACCGTTCGGGTGCATCGGTCGCGCTGGTGGCGGGGGACCGTGACATCGAGGCCGGCACCGTGGGCGTGAAGGACCTCACCAACGGTGAGCAGGTGGACGTCGCGACCGACGCCGCCGTCAGCGCCGTGCTGTCCCGGCTGGGAATGGTCCGCTTGATCTAG
- the urtE gene encoding urea ABC transporter ATP-binding subunit UrtE, producing MLELIDVRTGYGRSEVIHGVNLEVPSDGVAAVMGHNGAGKTTLLRAAVGLLKCSGGRVKFDGEDITKLRPSARVARGLAYVPQGQQSFGQLTTAENLQVVADGRKNGKQLIDEQLDLFPALRELLTRRAGLLSGGQRQQLAIARALITTPKCLILDEPTEGIQPSVVAEIESAITTLTARGNLGVLLVEQHIGFALESSQRYYILESGRVTSSGTGGSASEADVRAAMAI from the coding sequence ATGCTCGAACTCATCGACGTCCGGACCGGTTACGGCCGTTCCGAGGTCATCCATGGGGTGAACCTCGAGGTGCCCTCCGATGGCGTGGCCGCTGTCATGGGCCACAACGGGGCGGGGAAGACGACCCTGCTGCGGGCGGCGGTCGGACTGCTGAAGTGCTCCGGCGGCAGAGTGAAGTTCGATGGCGAGGACATCACCAAGCTGCGGCCGAGCGCCCGCGTGGCGCGAGGGTTGGCCTACGTTCCGCAGGGCCAGCAGTCCTTCGGTCAACTGACCACGGCCGAGAACCTGCAGGTGGTCGCCGACGGCCGTAAGAACGGCAAGCAGCTCATCGATGAGCAGCTCGATCTGTTTCCGGCGTTGAGGGAACTGCTCACCCGGCGCGCGGGTCTGCTGTCGGGCGGTCAGCGCCAGCAACTCGCGATCGCGCGGGCACTCATCACGACACCCAAGTGCCTGATCCTCGACGAGCCGACCGAGGGCATCCAGCCCTCGGTCGTCGCCGAGATCGAGTCCGCCATCACGACATTGACCGCTCGCGGCAATCTCGGGGTGCTGCTGGTCGAACAGCACATCGGATTCGCACTGGAGTCATCGCAGCGGTACTACATCCTCGAATCCGGACGTGTGACCTCCAGCGGCACGGGCGGTTCAGCATCGGAGGCCGACGTGCGCGCCGCGATGGCCATCTAG
- the dtd gene encoding D-aminoacyl-tRNA deacylase, which yields MRVLVQRVSSARVTVGGEVVGEIAPLGQGLLALVGVTHTDDIDIAVRMAEKLWRLRILDDERSAADLDAPILVISQFTLYADTAKGRRPSWNAAAPGAVAEPLVDSFSDALRALGAHVQTGVFGADMAVELVNDGPVTVLLEL from the coding sequence ATGCGGGTACTGGTTCAACGGGTCAGCTCAGCACGGGTGACAGTCGGCGGCGAGGTGGTAGGGGAGATCGCGCCACTGGGCCAGGGTCTGCTCGCACTCGTCGGCGTCACCCATACCGACGATATCGACATCGCCGTCCGGATGGCCGAAAAGCTCTGGCGGCTCAGAATTCTCGACGATGAGCGAAGCGCCGCAGACCTCGACGCCCCGATTCTCGTGATCAGTCAGTTCACGCTGTATGCCGATACGGCGAAGGGACGGCGACCGTCCTGGAACGCCGCGGCTCCTGGGGCGGTGGCCGAGCCGCTGGTGGACTCGTTCTCCGACGCATTGCGGGCACTGGGCGCCCACGTGCAGACGGGCGTGTTCGGCGCGGATATGGCGGTGGAACTGGTCAACGACGGCCCGGTGACCGTGCTTCTCGAGCTGTGA
- a CDS encoding helix-turn-helix domain-containing protein: MIRRLMNAGRPTQCALLYDGINKSTATHHFKILREAGLTERLAIDGQIHQRLREDDVEAAVPGLLKSVVGKANREVAG, from the coding sequence ATGATTCGCAGGCTGATGAACGCGGGCAGGCCGACGCAGTGCGCATTGCTCTACGACGGCATCAACAAGTCGACCGCGACGCACCACTTCAAGATCCTGCGAGAAGCAGGCCTCACCGAGCGGCTGGCGATCGACGGTCAGATACACCAGCGACTTCGGGAAGACGATGTCGAGGCCGCGGTGCCAGGCCTGCTGAAGTCCGTTGTGGGGAAGGCGAACCGCGAGGTCGCCGGCTGA